ATCTTCCGTGGGAGCGGCAAAGCTAGTCAGGGTAACGAAGGCGAAAGCAAGAGCGAACAGAGATTGAATGGAAGTTTTCATGGCTTTTATCGATTGAGATTGACAGGCAAAAAAAAGATGATCGGTTGTGTTAAAAATTCATGGCTTGGGTACATTCATCAAAGGCGACTGGCCTGATTGATGATTCAAAGTTGGGTTGAAAACAGGTACTATGCAATGCAAAGTAGTATGTAAGGCTTGGTTGCTGGATGAGCGGTGATTGATGGGGTTTGCTTTCCAAAACGGCTGACCTTATTTACACACCAAGGATGCAGAGAAGCAGGGCTGCGTTGCAGTCAGGGCTGTTTTTTTAAGATTTCAGGGATGAATGGCAGGTTAAACAGGATGAGCGGGAATGTACAAGTCTGGGTTGGCCAACCCGAGTAATCGGATGGCAAGTGGGCATTGAATTAGCCTTACCCGATAGGATGGTTTGTATATATATAATAGGATACCACCGCTAAAAACAGTACCGTTTCTAGTCTTCTCTAAGGGGCGGGAACGCGGAAGTCGGCTCTCTTCTACCTATTCTTGGGCTCTGAGGGAGCAAGCCTTATTTAGGCAAATGTTTTGCGGCTAAAAATAAAATTATACATTTTTGCAGAGGTGTCGTCAGAGGAACGCTTAGGAAAAATTCATTTTAAGCAAGTATTTCTTACTTTATACAGACAAATGATTTCATTACTAACAGACCTATCCCGTAATAGATCCCTTCTCTTGCCACTCCGTTTTTTCTGTGTAGTAATATATTTTTATTCACTAGTTCTTTTCTTAGAGTTAGACCCATTTTTTAAATAATACGCTGGTATTATTTAAAATACAAATCCTCATTGATTACTATCACCCATTCAAATGAACATAAAAAAAAGATTTTTACTAATAGCACCGTGGGATTATCAATTATACGCGGTGATTGAAAAAAATCTTATCAGCTTAGGGTACGATGTTGTAGTAGTTCATAATAATTCTTACCCTTTTACTTACAAAAATATTAGTCAACGTACGACTAATTTTTTTAGAAAGACTTTTCTAAAAGATAGAGATTACAAGAATTTCTTACGACATAATTTTAATCAACAAACGCGTTTGTCGCTCGTAAAAACGTACGATCACTATGATGTGACGTTGGTAATCAGAGCGGATTTCTTTCCTTTAGAATTACTACTGGAAGCCAGAAAAAGAAGCGACAAGTTTGTTTCATTTCATTACGACGGCATTTCAAGAAATCCAGAAGTGCTTCCTAAAGTTCATTTGTTCGATCGTTTTTACGCCTTTGACAAAACTGATGTTGTTAAATATCAGAAATACGGTGTACAATACGTACCCAACTTTTATTTCGATTATCCCGATGATTTGCCGGATATTGAAACCAAAAATAAAATTTATTATATCAGTTCATTTCATCCTTCTCGCCTCCAGGCAATTATTGATTTCCATAAATTCATTATTAAGAAAATAAGTCCGGTACAATTCGATTTTGTTTATAATTTATACGACGAAGATAAAGTCCCTTTATACGTTAAAGAAAATTTTCATTGTCTACATAAAGTTAATCCATACGAAGACCAGTTAGTCCAGATAAAAAATACGGAGATCATTTTGGATTTCCGCATTGATGAGCACCAAGGCTTATCTTTCCGGATTTTTGATGGATTGAAGTTGCAGAAAAAAGTAATTACGACGAATGCTACAGTTGTCGACGAAGATTTTTATCATCCGAACAACTTCTTCATTTTAACGGAAGAGAATAAGGAGGAGCTGGATGATTTTCTGGCTCGTCCCTACGTAAAAATTGATGAGAAAATCCGGTCGAAATATTCCTTTACGAACTGGCTGGCCACGATTACCGATTATACGCACGGGCAGTTCCACGCGGCAACCAAACCCCTGATTAGTATCATCATTCCTTGTTATAATAACGAACGGGTCATCATAGAAGCCATCCAATCGGCTGAAAAACAGACCTACAAAAACGTTGAAATCATTGTAGTAGACGATGGTTCTACTGACCAAACCTTTGCTACCGTTTCTGAATACATACAGGGTACAAACAAAAACGTCAAACTTTATACAAAAACCAATTCCGGACCAGCCGCTACCCGCAACTATGGGTTTGATCAGTCAAAGGGACAGTTTATTGTTTTTCTGGACGGCGATGATAAGTTACACGAAGAATTCGTTGAAGAATATTTCAACGCCTTTATTCAGCATCCGAATGTTAATTTAGTGTATTCAAATGCCGAATATTTCGAAGGAAAAACTGGTCCCTGGCATATTATTGATTATAACAAGGATGACTTACTCATCTCGAATTCCATTCCTATTTTTGCCATGATTAGTGCAGAAACCTTCGAAAAGGCGGGGAAATTTGATGAAAATTTACCTTGCCTTGAAGATTGGGAACTGTGGATTCGGGTGTTAGCAAAGAATAAAAACGTTTATAAAATTGATAAGTCCCTTTATTATTACCGTAAACGTATTGAGAAAAATTCGTTAACGGATAACATCGATTTTCACGCTAAATCCATTATTTATTATCACTATATCTATGAAAAGCACATTGATTTATACCGTGAAATGCACCTTGATTTGCCCCGCCTGCTAGATTCATATCGGGCGAATCGACAAAATCACCACGCTTTTCTTCGATACAAACGAAAGTATTATTCCGTCTGGTACCGAAAACTATTTTACAAGTTATTTAAACCTGATCTTTACAGGGAAATCTTTCACTAAGTGATAGTATTCCAAAAAAGTAATTATGACGTAATTACTGTTCGTTAAAAGCA
This portion of the Siphonobacter curvatus genome encodes:
- a CDS encoding glycosyltransferase, translated to MNIKKRFLLIAPWDYQLYAVIEKNLISLGYDVVVVHNNSYPFTYKNISQRTTNFFRKTFLKDRDYKNFLRHNFNQQTRLSLVKTYDHYDVTLVIRADFFPLELLLEARKRSDKFVSFHYDGISRNPEVLPKVHLFDRFYAFDKTDVVKYQKYGVQYVPNFYFDYPDDLPDIETKNKIYYISSFHPSRLQAIIDFHKFIIKKISPVQFDFVYNLYDEDKVPLYVKENFHCLHKVNPYEDQLVQIKNTEIILDFRIDEHQGLSFRIFDGLKLQKKVITTNATVVDEDFYHPNNFFILTEENKEELDDFLARPYVKIDEKIRSKYSFTNWLATITDYTHGQFHAATKPLISIIIPCYNNERVIIEAIQSAEKQTYKNVEIIVVDDGSTDQTFATVSEYIQGTNKNVKLYTKTNSGPAATRNYGFDQSKGQFIVFLDGDDKLHEEFVEEYFNAFIQHPNVNLVYSNAEYFEGKTGPWHIIDYNKDDLLISNSIPIFAMISAETFEKAGKFDENLPCLEDWELWIRVLAKNKNVYKIDKSLYYYRKRIEKNSLTDNIDFHAKSIIYYHYIYEKHIDLYREMHLDLPRLLDSYRANRQNHHAFLRYKRKYYSVWYRKLFYKLFKPDLYREIFH